Proteins encoded together in one Lathyrus oleraceus cultivar Zhongwan6 chromosome 5, CAAS_Psat_ZW6_1.0, whole genome shotgun sequence window:
- the LOC127081865 gene encoding uncharacterized protein LOC127081865 — MVMGDKELYVLDRIGYGKIVNTDGDGMYPMYFGVSCAFFALQVLRKPGFEIEKNLSEIVKTMLQGSAQLLGLIVWKVQKEVSNEVNQKLKSAEMEIENLKKIRHEDAKANEKVVGIFAAQEQSWFSERRKLRQQIGALLNELRVFEKKKDAAISELDQELKEMEGLVESKDKKIEEEEKKRKELEEKVKKAERDAEELRESYRHDAQEHSSDLRKHKTAFIELVSNQRHLEAELGRAVNHMEATKQELISVMENKEESDLMVQKLTLEIAKFHKDLEQKDKILSAMLRKSKLDIAEKQMLLKEVKLSKARRKQAEQETEKWRVVSEGKHDRHSLKSMLLNFSSRKDVLPSARGMLQYSSSTGSSHVSNEQEQLSPISDHYLSRRNEDSSIPANAKRLEDWMRAETERYATLIEQRHHIELDAFAEQMRNKDEKLEAFRWQLLRTDLETKQLQSHLEGLVKDVTQLRHDKMKLESLLLEREDQLNSLKDQVASKLRPLNCFRNNSSLSPQSSELTQDPVWSRVKIVKRKPGEKQLEMMDTLIEEVSEKEEVRPLNHDEFENSNSQVQSPDNRIEEDKHVCGEDNPTSVQYQSPDHIEIDTAEKIGSTSKPLNDAKQFQWKMDLHALGVSYKIKRLKQQLILIERLTGRQNNEEHAEISEESNFGMKAYLSVITLLNKQIGRYQSLQEKTDDLCKRMQENVLYANRGETNNARAKEKTSTLEHFLEETFQLQRYIVATGQKMFEIQSKIVSGFVGVAEEMEKSAGIDMNRFSDSIRNLFHEVQRGLEVRTARIIGDLEGTLAREGMICFRR; from the exons ATGGTAATGGGTGATAAGGAACTTTATGTTTTGGATAGAATTGGGTATGGCAAGATTGTTAATACTGATGGGGATGGTATGTATCCAATGTATTTTGGTGTTTCTTGTGCATTCTTTGCACTTCAAGTCCTTAGAAAACCTGGTTTTGAAATTGAAAAGAATTTGTCTGAAATTGTTAAAACCATGCTTCAAGGAAGTGCACAGCTTTTGGGGTTGATTGTGTGGAAAGTTCAGAAGGAAGTTTCAAATGAGGTAAACCAAAAGCTGAAAAGTGCTGAGATGGAAATTGAGAATCTGAAAAAGATTAGACACGAAGATGCAAAGGCGAATGAGAAAGTGGTTGGGATCTTTGCTGCACAAGAGCAAAGCTGGTTTAGTGAAAGAAGGAAACTTCGCCAACAGATTGGTGCTTTACTGAATGAGCTAAGAGTGTTTGAGAAAAAAAAGGATGCAGCAATCTCTGAATTGGATCAGGAATTGAAGGAAATGGAGGGTTTGGTGGAGTCAAAAGACAAGAAGATtgaagaagaggagaagaagagaaaggaGTTAGAAGAAAAAGTGAAGAAAGCTGAAAGGGATGCAGAAGAATTGAGAGAATCTTATAGGCATGACGCTCAAGAACATTCTTCTGATCTCAGGAAACACAAAACTGCTTTCATTGAGCTGGTTTCAAATCAAAGGCACCTTGAGGCTGAACTTGGCCGTGCTGTTAACCACATGGAAGCTACGAAACAGGAGCTTATTTCTGTCATGGAGAATAAAGAAGAATCTGATTTGATGGTCCAGAAATTAACTTTGGAGATTGCAAAGTTTCACAAGGATTTGGAACAAAAAGATAAGATTTTGTCAGCAATGTTGAGGAAATCTAAGCTTGATATTGCAGAAAAGCAAATGCTGTTGAAAGAGGTTAAGTTATCAAAGGCTAGAAGGAAGCAAGCTGAGCAAGAAACTGAAAAATGGAGGGTAGTTTCAGAAGGAAAACATGACAGACATTCCCTTAAAAGCATGTTGCTGAATTTCAGTTCCAGGAAGGATGTTTTGCCTAGTGCCAGAGGCATGCTGCAATATAGTTCTTCAACCGGTTCCTCACATGTTTCAAATGAACAGGAACAACTTTCACCCATTTCTGATCACTACCTGTCTCGAAGAAATGAAGACTCGT CCATTCCTGCTAATGCCAAGCGTTTAGAAGATTGGATGAGAGCTGAGACCGAAAGATATGCAACCCTGATTGAACAGAGGCATCACATAGAGCTAGATGCTTTTGCAGAACAAATGAGGAACAAAGATGAGAAGTTAGAGGCATTTAGGTGGCAGTTGTTGAGAACAGACCTGGAAACAAAGCAACTTCAATCTCATTTGGAGGGATTAGTGAAGGACGTGACACAGCTGAGACACGACAAGATGAAATTGGAGAGCTTATTATTGGAGAGAGAGGATCAACTTAATTCCCTAAAAGACCAAGTTGCATCAAAATTGAGGCCTTTAAACTGCTTTAGAAACAACTCTAGTTTGTCTCCACAATCTTCAGAACTAACTCAAGATCCTGTCTGGTCTAGAGTCAAGATTGTGAAGAGAAAACCAGGTGAAAAACAGCTCGAAATGATGGATACTTtgatcgaagaagtttctgaaaaGGAGGAAGTGCGGCCTTTGAACCATGACGAATTTGAAAATTCTAATTCACAAGTTCAATCGCCAGATAATAGGATTGAAGAAGACAAGCATGTTTGTGGAGAGGATAATCCTACTTCTGTGCAGTATCAAAGTCCAGATCACATAGAAATTGATACTGCTGAAAAAATAGGATCTACTAGCAAGCCCTTAAATGATGCAAAACAGTTTCAATGGAAGATGGACCTTCATGCTCTTGGAGTATCTTACAAGATAAAAAGGCTTAAGCAGCAACTAATTCTTATTGAAAGGTTGACAGGAAGGCAAAACAATGAAGAACATGCAGAAATTAGTGAAGAAAGCAACTTTGGTATGAAGGCTTATTTGTCCGTCATTACTTTGCTTAATAAACAGATCGGAAGATATCAATCCCTCCAAGAGAAGACCGACGATCTTTGCAAACGGATG CAAGAGAATGTCCTCTACGCAAATCGCGGAGAAACGAATAATGCAAGAGCAAAGGAGAAAACATCAACACTGGAGCATTTCTTGGAAGAGACATTTCAATTACAAAGATACATTGTTGCAACAGGACAAAAAATGTTTGAAATCCAGTCCAAGATTGTGTCTGGATTTGTTGGAGTGGCAGAAGAGATGGAAAAAAGTGCTGGCATTGACATGAATCGATTTTCTGACAGTATAAGGAATCTGTTCCATGAAGTTCAGAGAGGTTTAGAAGTTCGTACAGCTAGAATTATAGGGGACCTTGAGGGGACATTGGCTCGTGAAGGAATGATATGTTTTAGAAGATAG